TTATTACCCAGTATGATTGAACACGAATGTTCCGAAGGCAAACGTGGCGGATTCTTTGAACGTGTTGAGCGCGGCACATGGCTCGGGCACGTTATGGAACATATTGCTCTTGAAATACAATCAATGGCGGGAATGGAAACGGGCTATGGGCGCACCCGAAGCACCAGTACCAAAGGTATTTACAACCTGGTCTTTACATATGAGGTTGAAGAAGCAGGGTTATATGCGGCACAGGCTGCATTTCGTATCATAAATGCCCTTTGCGATAACGAAACTTATGATTTGAAGGACGATATTACACAATTGAAATTTCTTAAACGCCGCTACGGCCTTGGCCCAAGCACGCTATCCATCGTGAAGGAAGCCGAAAAAAGGGGCATACCCTGGACCAGGTTGGGCAAAAACTCAAAAATACAACTGGGTTATGGCGTGAATCAAAAGCAGTTTCAGGCCACAATAACATGCAATACCGCAAATACCGCAGTAAATATCGCGGGTGACAAAGATGCTACTAAAAAACTATTGGCCAAAGCGATGGTCCCTGTAGCTGCAGGTGACGTATGTCAAACCATCGAAGGCTTAAATGATATCATTGACAGTATTGGATTCCCGATTGTGATTAAACCGCTTAACGGTAATCATGGTAAAGGTGCCACTATTGGTATAAATAATCCTGACGCTGCAATTGACGCATTTGCAGAAGCAAAAGTGTTTGGACGATATGTTGTCGTCGAGAAATTTGTTTCGGGATCTGATTTCAGGCTGCTGGTCATTGATGGTAAATTCGTTGCAGCTTCCAAACGCGTTCCGGCGCATGTCATCGGCGATGGAAAGTCGGATATATCCGATTTGATTGATCGGGTTAACAGCCAGCCCAACCGTGGAGAAGGACATGAAGCGGCACTAACAAAGATAACATGCGACCATGATACCGATAACCAGCTTCAAAAATATGGGTACACGCTACAGAGCATTCCGGCTGCAAATGAAATTATTTACCTCAAATCGACGGCAAATATCAGTACAGGAGGCACCGCAGAAGATGTGACCGATGAAATACATCCAGAAAATATATTCACAGCCGAACGCATTGCTAAGATTGTCGGACTTGATGTTTGTGGAATTGACATCATGGCCGCTAACATCACCGAGCCTTTGCGTAAAACCCAGGGTGTGGTGCTTGAGGTCAATGCAGCTCCGGGTTTCAGGATGCATCTCGAACCTTCCATCGGCAAACCACGCAACGTTGCAAAGGCTGTTGTAGATATGCTTTACCCTCCCGGGTCAGTAAGTACGGTGCCGTTATTTGCAGTGACAGGAACAAATGGTAAAACCACCACGACCAGGCTATTGGCACATATAGCAAAAACCGCAGGATACTGTCCGGGCTATACCACTACCGATGGCATTTATATCGGAGATTACAGGATACAGGAAGGTGATACTACGGGTCCGGTCAGTGGAAGTCTCATACTGTCAGATCCTACAATAGATTTTGCAGTTCTTGAAACAGCGCGTGGCGGATTGTTGCGTGGTGGGCTTTGCTTTGAACAATGTGATGTCGGGATCATTACTAATATACAGGAGGACCACCTGGGGCTAAACGATATTGAAGACCTGCGTGACCTCGCAAATGTAAAAGCTGTTGTTGCACGTAGTGTTAAGACCGATGGATGGGCAGTGTTGAATGCCGAGGATGAAAACTGTGTACGGATTGCAAACCAGATTGATTGCAATGTAGCCTTCTTCGCGTTTGATGAAGACCTTCCATTGATACAGCGCCGGATAAAAAGAGGTAGGCCTGTAGCAGTTCTTTCAGGAAATGATATAACCATTATCAAAGGCAGTGACAGGATTATCCTTGATTCGGTTTTCAATATTCCTCTTACTGAAAATGGACATTGCCGTTTTATGATTTCAAATGTCATGGCCGCAGCACTTGCTGCTTATTGTTATGGTTTGACTATTGAATTGATACGAGAAGCGCTGCATAGCTTCACTCCTGATTATGAAACCACCCCCGGCAGGATGAACCTGTTCGACATGGGTACTTACAAAGTACTGGTAGATTATGCACATAACCCGCACGGTTTAATGGCAATGAAAGATTATCTGTCTCATGTTGATGCTTCACGGAAAATAGGGATCATTGCAGGTATAGGTGACCGGCGTGAAGAAGATACTATTACCCTGGCTAAAATAGCAGCAGGTATGTTCGACCATATTATCGTACGTCAGGAACACAGCCTGCGGGGAAAGACGGTTGACGAAATCAATGCATTGGTAGTCAAAGGAATCCAATCTGCAGGAACCAAAACCACCTATGACCTTATACCCAATGAACCTGAAGCAATTGCATTTGCAATAAGAATGGCAGCACCAGGAGACTTGATAGTTGCCTTAAGCGATGGGCACCGAGAAGTGGTCGATATCATCCTTGAAGAGCAGGAATATATTAAATCAACCGCTGATCGACAATTACTTTATCCCGTGTAGTAGTTACGTTAATCCTACAATCTTACACAGCAATCTTATAAATTTTCCTTAGAAGTTCCGTTTAGTTTTGAAACTCATAATAAACCAACAAAACTATGGAAAATCTGCAGGATGAAAAACAGCGCGACCTGACGATAAATAAATCCGACGGGACCAACAAGTATCTGACTACCAATCAGGGCGTCAGTATCAATGATGACAATAATTCGCTGAAAGCAGGCGAACGCGGCCCTTCCCTACTTGAAGACTTTATCCTAAGGGAAAAAATCACGCATTTTGATCATGAGCGCATTCCGGAGCGGATAGTGCATGCCCGTGGCTCCGGCGCGCACGGTTTTTTTGAAGTGACAAATCCAATACCGCAATTCACCAAGGCTGGCTTTTTAAGCGAAACAGGAATTAAGACACCTGTGTTTACCAGATTTTCTACAGTAGCCGGTTCCCGCGGCTCAACGGACCTTGCAAGGGATGTACGCGGGTTCTCAGTAAAATTTTACACGCAGGAGGGTGTCTATGATTTGGTTGGCAATAATGTGCCGGTATTCTTTATACAGGACGCGATGAAATTCCCGGATTTGGTGCACGCCGTAAAGCCTGAACCGCATAACGAAATGCCCCAGGCAGCTTCTGCCCATGATACATTTTGGGATTTTATCTCATTGATGCCTGAATCCATGCACATGATCATGTGGGTGATGTCGGACCGCGCGATTCCAAGAAGCTATAGGATGATGGAAGGTTTCGGGGTACATACCTTCAGGTTAATCAATGATATCGGGGAAGCGACTTTTGTGAAATTTCACTGGAAGCCAAAGTTGGGTACGCATGCCGTTTTATGGGATGAGGCACAGAAAATATCCGGTAAGAATCCCGATTTCCACCGCGAGGATTTATGGGAGGCAATTGAAATGGGCAATTTCCCTGAATGGGAATTGGGCGTACAATTGATTCCGGTTGCAGACGAGAACAAATATGAATTTGACCTGTTGGATCCAACTAAACTGGTTCCGGAAGAATTGGTTCCCGTAACCATCGTAGGAAGGATGGTATTGAACAGGAATCCCGATAACTTCTTTGCCGAAACAGAACAGATTGCCTTTCATCCGGGGCATGTGGTTCCCGGAATCGACTTTTCAAACGATCCACTGCTTCAGGGACGCTTATTTTCCTATACCGATACGCAATTGTCAAGGCTGGGCAGCCCAAATTTTCATGAAATCCCAATTAACCGAAGCGTGGCACCGGTTCATAATAACCAGCGTGACGGGCAAATGCGGCAGGAAATCAACGTGGGCCGCGTGAGCTACCATCCAAATTCACTGGGTGGTGGCTGCCCATACCAGGCAGCTGTCGCACAGGGAGGTTTTTCCAGTTTTGAGGAACGCATCGACGCACACAAGATCAGGCAGCGCAGCGACAGCTTCTCGGATCATTTCAGTCAGGCAAAACTATTTTTCAACAGCCAGACCGATACCGAAAAAAGCCACATCGTGAAGGCACTTCGTTTTGAACTTGGTAAGGTAGAAACCATGGCCATCCGTGTCAGGATGCTCGGATTGCTGTCCCAGGTCGACCAGCAGCTGGCAGCAAAAGTTGCGGAAGGATTAGGGATGTCGGTTCCTCCGAAACCGGAAATGCCCATGAATCATGGCGTTTCACCTGAACAGGAAGCAACAGCATCTCAGGAGCCTAAGGCCGTTGAACAATCCGTTAGGGCATCAGATGCACTGACAATGCTCAGGAATCCGACCAATACACCAACTATCGCATCCCGGAAAGTAGCCATCATCTGCAATGACGGCGTTTCTGAATCCAGCGTAATGAATATGAAAAGCGCCTTGATCAAACAGGATGCCAAAGGCCTTGTGGTAGCACCTCATCTTGGCACTATTGTTACAGACACTGATGGTGCCATTGCTGTCGACTTCAGCTTCCTTACAGCATCCTCCGTACTGTTCGACGCGGTTTACATTGCAGATGGGCAAGGGCTAAATGAGCTGTCAGAAAATGAAGATGTACAGGAATTCCTCAACGATGCCTATAAGCACTGCAAGGTCATCGGGGCTGATGGTGAAGCGGTGGCACTTGTCAGTTCTGCTCCGTTCGCAGCCAAAATTACCAATGAGGATAATGGCCTTGTATTCAGCAGTGAACCCGGTTCGGCAGCATTTACGCAGGAATTTACGGCAGCGATGGCACAACACCGCTTCTGGGACAGGGAAGAAAATTTATTCAACTAATACACAAACATATGAAAACTTCAACAAAAAATAATGAGGCGAAAACACTCTCAAAAAAATCCGGTATAGTCGTAACGCCTGCTGCTGATGCCGCTACTGAATTAAGGGATTTCTTTATCGACAGCCTTAAAGATATATATTGGGCTGAAAATGCACTTGCGGGAGCACTACCGAAAATGGCGGCAAATGCCACTTCGGGTGCACTTGCGAGTACTATTATGGAACACCTGGCCATTACCGAAATACAGGTGGCAAGGCTTGAAAGGGTTTTTGAACTTATTGGTAAAAAAGCAGAAGGAAAGAAATGTGAAGCGATGGCAGGGCTGCTTAAGGAAGGCGACAGCATTTTGGAAGAAACCGCACCTGGCGCAGTTCGCGATGCTGGCATTATAGCGGCTTCGCAGAAGATTGAGCACTATGAGATCGCTACTTACGGTACGCTTTGCGCCTTCGCCAAAACCTTGGGCGAGAACGATTCAGCAAAACTATTAGCCCAGACACTTGCGGAAGAAAAAGAAGCTGACTGCCTGCTTAATGATTTGGCGTTAGCACTAGTCAATATTGTAGCTGCAGGATAGTTCATTTGAGACATACTTTTTTTATCTTTTATCGATTCCTAATAAATAAATCCAAATCCTAATACTGAAAGTTCGATAAGTGTAAATTGAACTCCATAAACTGAAAAAGCCCGTAAATCCAATATTTACGGGCTTTTGCATAAGTTTAAGAGATTACTGTTTCACAATTTTTATAGTCCTGACCGTTCCATCAGAAGTAATCTTGATAATATAACCGCCATTTGAAAGGCCCGAAAAATCAATAGTCGTGTTAGTAAGATTTGGCTTGCTTTCCAGTACTTTTTGTCCAAGCAGATTCACAACAGTAATATTGTTTATGATATTTGAATTGGAAAGATGGAGGATATCCTTTACGGGATTCGGATACCAGCTCAATACGTCATTTTCTGTTCCGGGAACAGCTAATGTAGGGCTGATGTTAATATTATCTACAAAAAGCTGCGACTGGTTCGGTTCAGAATAAGCGCGGAAACCAAAGTAATAATCCCCGCTTGCAGGAGGCGTGAATGTCACTATATTCGTAGCAGCCATACCGGAATTAATCTCGGGATGATCTGCAAGTTCATTGACCATGCTTGCTGCATCCGGACTGGTGCCGTACAATACCTGCATGCTTTCGGCATAGTTATCGCTGCTGTTGTTTCCATATTTATACGAAATCTCATATTCAATTCCTTCTGTCAACTGTACTCCCTGTGTAAAGAAGTAAGAATTTGCGTAAGCTGAATTGCCCTGGTATCGTATCACATAACCGTCAAAACCATAACCTGAATCTCCCCAGGTAGTATCCCAACCATTACCGCTGATGGTTTGCGCTGTAAAACATTCCGGAAGATTTGGCAAGCTGACGGACTCAAAATCTTCCGTATACGGTGCGCTCGTAGATAAACAATCCGTGCGGAAAGTCACTGGCCCGATCCATGCCCCGAAGCCGTCAGGACCTCCGCAAACCGAACGTACCCAGACATTATAAAATGTATTATCTTCCAAACCTGAAATCTGGTATGAAGTCTCAGTTATCAATCCGCTTGGCGTCAATGTTGATGGGTCACTCACTGAAACGCCGCCGTAAGTTACCTGCCAGTTTGATTCTCCGTTGCCCTCCCAGGTGATGGTTGCGCCATCTGCATTGGTACCGTTGATGTCTAAACTTGTAACATCAGGACAGGATGGCAATACTTCCCATCGTACATTATCTATAAATGTGGAATTGTAATTGCCTGCAATATTCCTGAAAGCGATATAGGAATCACTACCTGAATAGTTTGTAAAATCGATAACATATTCGTTATAGCCATTGTTGCCAAGCGTTAAAGTCTGGAAGGCTGTATAAGTCGCCTGGCTGTTATTTCCATTCATGGTACCGATCTCAAAAGGGGTATCATTGTTATAAGACAAAGCATAAAACTTCAATCTGTGCGTGCCTGCACCAAGATTATTCAGGTAAGGCGAAACCAACATCACCCAGTCCGTCGGAGCTGAACTATTCGCATGGATCTCAATGGCATTACTACCAAAAGCCATGTCATGGTTTACCGTGCGTACAGCAGCATATTGTCCTAATGTAGGGCCGGCAAGCACCGCCGACCAGCAATCAGGAAGCCCATCGATAGGAGCACCTTCAAATCCTTCACTGAAATTGCCTACCGGAAGACAGGCTGTCCTAAATGATACAGGGCCTATCCATGCACCATTGCCCAGCGCTCCGCCACAAACGGAACGTACCCACACTTTGTAAGGTGTATTTGGCATCAGGCCCGAAAGCACTGTTTCTGAATTTCCGGCAGGAGCCGGGCTGATTGGCGTAAGCACATTTGGATCAGTAACATCCGCCGTGCCATACACCACGTCCCATTGTGTTTCTCCGGCATTGGCATCCCAGTTTACAGCTGCAGCATCAGCAGTCGCGTTCACGGTAATGCTTGATACATCAGCACATAACGGGGTTTGTTCCCAACGGATATCATCCAGATAAATACTGACGTATTGCCCTGATACATGCCTGAAGCCTATGTAATTGTCTGTGCCTGCGTAGTCAGAGAAATCCACTACAAATTCAGCATAGGACGGTGTGAGATTTATGGTTTGGTAATCATTAAAGTTTCCACCGGTTGCCGCACTGTCCAAAGTTCCAACTATCATTGACGTAGGTACATTTGATTTCGCATAAAATTTTACGCGATGTGTACCGGTCGCCACGGTATTAAGGCTCGGCGATACAAGGATAATTTTTGAATCACTAATCCCGTCATTGTCAGACAGCGATACCGCATTGCTGCCACCCGATGCATTGTTTGTGACAACCTGTACCCTGCTGTTGAACATTCCGTTGCCGGCCACTATTGCCGACCAACATTCCGGCAGTGCTCCAAACGCAGTGCTTTCAAAACCTTCGTTTAAGATACTCACGGCATCGCAGGCAGTAGTGAATGTAACGGGATTCATCCAGGCACCATTGCCATCGGCACCGCCGCAAACGGAGCGTACCCACACTTTATAGGCGGTATTTGGCTGCAATCCTGTGATGGTTGCTTCAGGCGAAGTAGGCGCAGGCGATACAGGAGTCAATAAAGCTGGATCATTCAAAGTATCAGAATATACTACATCCCACTGTGTTTCACTATCCCCCGGCTCCCATGCCACGGTAGCAGCGGTTTGTGCTATCGCTGTCATTTCTATATGTCCCAGATCCGGGCACAGCGGAGCCAGTTCCCATCGGATATCATCTACAAATACGGGATTGTATGTGCTTGTATTGGCATGACGGAAGGCAATATGGGTATCTGTCCCGGCATAATCCATAAAGTTTACGGTATGCTCAGTGTAATTGGCATTGGCATTGATGGTCTCGATAAGGTTGAAAGTCCCATCGGAAGTTGTGGTATTAATAGTACCCACCTCAATCGTTACATTACCGTACCCTCTTGTGTAGAATTTCAGCCTGTGGTCACCCGTACCGACAGTCGACAGATCCGGAGAGATCAATAAGATATTGGCGGCGGATGCAGAATTCCCATTGGCAAGCTGTACGGCATTGGGCGCAGAATTTGAAAGGCCATCTATTCCTATATAAGCATCGGTAGCGGCATCCACTTTTAGTGCTGTCCAGCAGGCCGGCAATTCATTATCGGTAATCCCATCGAAATTTTCACTAAATTCGGCAACAGGGCTACAGGCAGCATTGAAATCATACGGACCACGCCACGGGCTGAATTCCGATCCGCAATCTGCCTTTACATAAAACTGATAACGGTTTCCTGCCTCAAGGTCGCTGACTGCATATTGAGGGTTATCAACAACAGAAATCCCTGAATTGGATGATTCCGGTGCCGGAGTTCCTTTTGGCAAAACCATCACCTCCCATGCAGTTTCCGTACCTCCCGGTATCCAGTTAAACGATGCATTGGTTTGCGAAACGCCGCTTATCTGGATATTGGTTGGGAACGGACAGGTGAGTACTGCCGTCACATAAGCTTCAAGGCACCATTCCAGCGTGGCGCAGGCCTCGTCTTCAGCGTAATGAACCCTCGCCGAAGTATTCGGAATTCCAGAAACGGTCAACGGGGACGGCCCGTTCGCCAAAACTTCGTTATTCACATCCGTAACGGTAATGTATTTGGTTACCGATGTACCGTTTGAGGACAGGCTGAAAATATAGTCATTCCCTACGGTTAAATTGGATACTGTCGAAAAATTCCCGGTGTATATGCAACTATTAATTTGCTGTGGATCACCGGAATTGACTGAAACGATAGTCTCAGTAGGATAAGGTACGGTATTGATGCATTGCGCCTTCATACCTGCCGACCAAAAAGCCAGCATCATAAATAAGATTGTAATTTTTTTCATAACAGGTTTTTAAATAGTTTTCCAAAAATAGACGGATTTAAAATCGATTAATTTTATTTTTTAAAAGCTTTGTTTGATTTAAAACAAAACCCGGGAGAAATGCTGTTTTGTCAAACCTTTTTTAAAAAAAATAACAAAATTGCAGTAAGGAGTGTAATTGCTGATCGTGATTACCTGCATTATCAGAACTTCAATTACGCTTAAGCTCATCATAGGCCGTCTTAAACATATTATCGTTTTGAAATTTTATTGTTGCTGATGCTTTTTTGCGCGGCCGACCTGAACCTGTTGATGTCCTCGCTGCGTTTCTTCAGGTGTTTTTGACTGACACCACTATTGACTCTTTTTCGCCAAAGGTTAAAACTACTGCGTTTCAATTGGTTGCGCATCAATGCGATCACATCCGCCTCCGCAGCACCAAACTGTATTTTTATCGCTTCAAAAGGTGTCCTGTCTTCCCAGGCCATTTCGATGATCCGATCGATACTTTCATCGGTTAAATCTAATCTTGCCATGGCCCGAATTTTTCGTTGATGGCTTTGGTCCTGAACTCGAAAATTTGCTGCAGCTGTTTTTTTATCAATACACTGTTTGCTATTCGCCCGATAAATCCGAACGGCGGAATGTAGCTGACGATGTCTGTCATCAATACGCCGCCTGCAATCGCTTCAATTTTATGCTGGTGGTGCCAGAGTTTGTAGGGCCCGGCACGTTGCTCATCGACAAAATACTCACACTCCTTCATGTGGGTGATTTCCGTGACCCACTGCAACGGAATTCCAAGCAGTGGTTTTACGATGTACCGGATAATCATGCCCTGGTAGATTTTCCCCTGGCCTGTACCACCGATTATTTTAAATCCCATATGCGGCGGCGTGATTTCCTTAAGGTTTTCCGGATTTGATATAAATGCCCAGATGGTGTCTAATGCTACTGGTATTTTTTGCTGTTGCGTAAATTGATAAATTGCCATTCTTATATTTTTATTGTGCTGATGCCTCCATCAACATTGAAAACCTGTCCCGTGATCCAACCACTTTTGTCGCTCAGCAAATAGGCTGCCATGTGAGCAATGTCTTCAGGCGTGCCAATTTTCTTCAATGGATGCCGTTGGGCGTTGGCTTCAATTTTTTCAGGCGTATTGAGCAATCCCGCTGCCAACGGCGTATTGGTGATTGATGGCGCGATGCAGTTGATCCTTATGGTTGGGGCCAGCTCTGCCGACAGCGCTTTGGTCAATCCTTCTACCGCGCCTTTATTGGTGCTTACGATACTGTGGAAATTAAACCCGGTTTTCACAGCGACCGTGCTGAACAAAACGATGCTTGGCGCGTTGCTTTTCTTTAGCCTTGACAAGCAGGACTGGATGCACCGGACCGCGCCCAACACCTGTAGGTTGTAATCCTCAAGGAAGTCTTCGTCCTTTGCCCTGGAAAAGGGCTTCAGGTTTATGGCGCCCGGGCAATATACCAGGCCGTCTAAAACCTCAGGAAGGAAGGAATAATCGTTATTGCCGTCCAGTACATCCAGGTGATGCAATGTGAGGTTGTGATGACCGGAAATACTGCCGTTTTTAAAGAATGTCCCATAAATCCTATGGTCTTCAGCTAACAGTCCGCTTAGTGTTTTTCCGATTCCGGAGGAACTTCCGACAATGAGTATGTTTTTCATTTTATACAATATGTGATCAATTATTGAAGCTGTTTACGAAGTTACGAATAGTATTCAATATTGTTTAACTGAATTTAAAAATAGATGAACAAATAAAAATATATTATCTGCAATGACGTGTGCAAGCTGTATTATAAATAGGCATAAAGCTGTTTTAGTAAGTTTTTTAATAAATATACCAATTGGTATTTATTAATATTTTTTTAATATATTTGCCAAAAGACTTCCGTTTCATGGCATTATCAAAAGCAGAACGCACCCGGCAATTTATCATTGAAAAAACAGCACCTGTCTTCAATTCGAAAGGCTATTCCGGCACGTCAATAAATGATATTACAGCAGTTACTGGCCTCACAAAAGGCAGCATTTACGGTAATTTTGAAAATAAAGATGATGTAGCATTAGCCGTTTTCGATTACAATTTCGGCAAGATCGTTTCATACCTGAGGCAGAAGATCGAAGCGAAGGATTCCGTCATCGATAAGCTACTGGTCTACCCCGAAGTGTATCGGAATTTCCTTGATATCCCTTTCCTCGAAGCGGGCTGTCCTGTACTCAATACCGCTACCGAAGCTGACGATACACATCCTTTATTGCGCAGGAAAGTGGTAGC
This genomic stretch from Flavobacterium pallidum harbors:
- the cphA gene encoding cyanophycin synthetase, translated to MKILKTQVLRGPNVWSNYRNRLIQVRLDLEEMEEFPTDKIKGFCSRLKSLLPSMIEHECSEGKRGGFFERVERGTWLGHVMEHIALEIQSMAGMETGYGRTRSTSTKGIYNLVFTYEVEEAGLYAAQAAFRIINALCDNETYDLKDDITQLKFLKRRYGLGPSTLSIVKEAEKRGIPWTRLGKNSKIQLGYGVNQKQFQATITCNTANTAVNIAGDKDATKKLLAKAMVPVAAGDVCQTIEGLNDIIDSIGFPIVIKPLNGNHGKGATIGINNPDAAIDAFAEAKVFGRYVVVEKFVSGSDFRLLVIDGKFVAASKRVPAHVIGDGKSDISDLIDRVNSQPNRGEGHEAALTKITCDHDTDNQLQKYGYTLQSIPAANEIIYLKSTANISTGGTAEDVTDEIHPENIFTAERIAKIVGLDVCGIDIMAANITEPLRKTQGVVLEVNAAPGFRMHLEPSIGKPRNVAKAVVDMLYPPGSVSTVPLFAVTGTNGKTTTTRLLAHIAKTAGYCPGYTTTDGIYIGDYRIQEGDTTGPVSGSLILSDPTIDFAVLETARGGLLRGGLCFEQCDVGIITNIQEDHLGLNDIEDLRDLANVKAVVARSVKTDGWAVLNAEDENCVRIANQIDCNVAFFAFDEDLPLIQRRIKRGRPVAVLSGNDITIIKGSDRIILDSVFNIPLTENGHCRFMISNVMAAALAAYCYGLTIELIREALHSFTPDYETTPGRMNLFDMGTYKVLVDYAHNPHGLMAMKDYLSHVDASRKIGIIAGIGDRREEDTITLAKIAAGMFDHIIVRQEHSLRGKTVDEINALVVKGIQSAGTKTTYDLIPNEPEAIAFAIRMAAPGDLIVALSDGHREVVDIILEEQEYIKSTADRQLLYPV
- a CDS encoding catalase; its protein translation is MENLQDEKQRDLTINKSDGTNKYLTTNQGVSINDDNNSLKAGERGPSLLEDFILREKITHFDHERIPERIVHARGSGAHGFFEVTNPIPQFTKAGFLSETGIKTPVFTRFSTVAGSRGSTDLARDVRGFSVKFYTQEGVYDLVGNNVPVFFIQDAMKFPDLVHAVKPEPHNEMPQAASAHDTFWDFISLMPESMHMIMWVMSDRAIPRSYRMMEGFGVHTFRLINDIGEATFVKFHWKPKLGTHAVLWDEAQKISGKNPDFHREDLWEAIEMGNFPEWELGVQLIPVADENKYEFDLLDPTKLVPEELVPVTIVGRMVLNRNPDNFFAETEQIAFHPGHVVPGIDFSNDPLLQGRLFSYTDTQLSRLGSPNFHEIPINRSVAPVHNNQRDGQMRQEINVGRVSYHPNSLGGGCPYQAAVAQGGFSSFEERIDAHKIRQRSDSFSDHFSQAKLFFNSQTDTEKSHIVKALRFELGKVETMAIRVRMLGLLSQVDQQLAAKVAEGLGMSVPPKPEMPMNHGVSPEQEATASQEPKAVEQSVRASDALTMLRNPTNTPTIASRKVAIICNDGVSESSVMNMKSALIKQDAKGLVVAPHLGTIVTDTDGAIAVDFSFLTASSVLFDAVYIADGQGLNELSENEDVQEFLNDAYKHCKVIGADGEAVALVSSAPFAAKITNEDNGLVFSSEPGSAAFTQEFTAAMAQHRFWDREENLFN
- a CDS encoding YciE/YciF ferroxidase family protein translates to MKTSTKNNEAKTLSKKSGIVVTPAADAATELRDFFIDSLKDIYWAENALAGALPKMAANATSGALASTIMEHLAITEIQVARLERVFELIGKKAEGKKCEAMAGLLKEGDSILEETAPGAVRDAGIIAASQKIEHYEIATYGTLCAFAKTLGENDSAKLLAQTLAEEKEADCLLNDLALALVNIVAAG
- a CDS encoding T9SS-dependent choice-of-anchor J family protein; amino-acid sequence: MKKITILFMMLAFWSAGMKAQCINTVPYPTETIVSVNSGDPQQINSCIYTGNFSTVSNLTVGNDYIFSLSSNGTSVTKYITVTDVNNEVLANGPSPLTVSGIPNTSARVHYAEDEACATLEWCLEAYVTAVLTCPFPTNIQISGVSQTNASFNWIPGGTETAWEVMVLPKGTPAPESSNSGISVVDNPQYAVSDLEAGNRYQFYVKADCGSEFSPWRGPYDFNAACSPVAEFSENFDGITDNELPACWTALKVDAATDAYIGIDGLSNSAPNAVQLANGNSASAANILLISPDLSTVGTGDHRLKFYTRGYGNVTIEVGTINTTTSDGTFNLIETINANANYTEHTVNFMDYAGTDTHIAFRHANTSTYNPVFVDDIRWELAPLCPDLGHIEMTAIAQTAATVAWEPGDSETQWDVVYSDTLNDPALLTPVSPAPTSPEATITGLQPNTAYKVWVRSVCGGADGNGAWMNPVTFTTACDAVSILNEGFESTAFGALPECWSAIVAGNGMFNSRVQVVTNNASGGSNAVSLSDNDGISDSKIILVSPSLNTVATGTHRVKFYAKSNVPTSMIVGTLDSAATGGNFNDYQTINLTPSYAEFVVDFSDYAGTDNYIGFRHVSGQYVSIYLDDIRWEQTPLCADVSSITVNATADAAAVNWDANAGETQWDVVYGTADVTDPNVLTPISPAPAGNSETVLSGLMPNTPYKVWVRSVCGGALGNGAWIGPVSFRTACLPVGNFSEGFEGAPIDGLPDCWSAVLAGPTLGQYAAVRTVNHDMAFGSNAIEIHANSSAPTDWVMLVSPYLNNLGAGTHRLKFYALSYNNDTPFEIGTMNGNNSQATYTAFQTLTLGNNGYNEYVIDFTNYSGSDSYIAFRNIAGNYNSTFIDNVRWEVLPSCPDVTSLDINGTNADGATITWEGNGESNWQVTYGGVSVSDPSTLTPSGLITETSYQISGLEDNTFYNVWVRSVCGGPDGFGAWIGPVTFRTDCLSTSAPYTEDFESVSLPNLPECFTAQTISGNGWDTTWGDSGYGFDGYVIRYQGNSAYANSYFFTQGVQLTEGIEYEISYKYGNNSSDNYAESMQVLYGTSPDAASMVNELADHPEINSGMAATNIVTFTPPASGDYYFGFRAYSEPNQSQLFVDNINISPTLAVPGTENDVLSWYPNPVKDILHLSNSNIINNITVVNLLGQKVLESKPNLTNTTIDFSGLSNGGYIIKITSDGTVRTIKIVKQ
- a CDS encoding TIGR03643 family protein, with amino-acid sequence MARLDLTDESIDRIIEMAWEDRTPFEAIKIQFGAAEADVIALMRNQLKRSSFNLWRKRVNSGVSQKHLKKRSEDINRFRSAAQKSISNNKISKR
- a CDS encoding SRPBCC family protein; amino-acid sequence: MAIYQFTQQQKIPVALDTIWAFISNPENLKEITPPHMGFKIIGGTGQGKIYQGMIIRYIVKPLLGIPLQWVTEITHMKECEYFVDEQRAGPYKLWHHQHKIEAIAGGVLMTDIVSYIPPFGFIGRIANSVLIKKQLQQIFEFRTKAINEKFGPWQD
- a CDS encoding SDR family NAD(P)-dependent oxidoreductase, with the translated sequence MKNILIVGSSSGIGKTLSGLLAEDHRIYGTFFKNGSISGHHNLTLHHLDVLDGNNDYSFLPEVLDGLVYCPGAINLKPFSRAKDEDFLEDYNLQVLGAVRCIQSCLSRLKKSNAPSIVLFSTVAVKTGFNFHSIVSTNKGAVEGLTKALSAELAPTIRINCIAPSITNTPLAAGLLNTPEKIEANAQRHPLKKIGTPEDIAHMAAYLLSDKSGWITGQVFNVDGGISTIKI
- a CDS encoding TetR/AcrR family transcriptional regulator, whose amino-acid sequence is MALSKAERTRQFIIEKTAPVFNSKGYSGTSINDITAVTGLTKGSIYGNFENKDDVALAVFDYNFGKIVSYLRQKIEAKDSVIDKLLVYPEVYRNFLDIPFLEAGCPVLNTATEADDTHPLLRRKVVAALQLWKTAVENHLTKGIDSKEIKADTNITEFTAVLMCLIEGAVMQSKAYGTPAMLHHTMNYLERIIRNLKA